From the Micromonospora sediminicola genome, one window contains:
- a CDS encoding acyltransferase family protein: MRRLRQLAEHTPPGRERYVDLLRALAITMVVLGHWGVTVIGYDQGRPAGRSALADLPWAWPLTWVAQVMPVFFLVGGYANAASLAARRRRGGSATGWLVDRSARLVRPTTTLLLVLAAGATVATLRGAEATQVRTVVWFATIPLWFLVAYVAVVALTPPMVALHRRFGLAVLVALVGLVALGDLGRILGPAGLADGNYLFAWLAVHQLGFAWYDASPPAHPAGDTPGAGRPGRSAATGVGPHDAVGRADGRQGHERAGLRRRELPLSPRAGSILLAGGLVALVLLTVAGPYPVAMLHVPGERLDNAAPPSLALLAAAAAQLGLILLLRGPAGRWLRRSGPWQAVIAVNAVVLTVFLWHLTAAILLVGLLDALGVLPTPAVGSAAWWGWRVPWLFGLAVVLAALVAVFGPIEARTRRPSGPPGGRGRFRAHGGVSTALAVAGYATLVAGLLLNSLAPKEAAEPLGLPAPALVAYLAGAGLLRLLRSGWGSRG, encoded by the coding sequence ATGCGCCGCCTGCGGCAGCTCGCCGAGCACACGCCGCCGGGGCGGGAGCGCTACGTCGACCTGCTCCGGGCGCTGGCCATCACCATGGTCGTGCTCGGCCACTGGGGCGTCACGGTGATCGGCTACGACCAGGGCCGCCCGGCCGGCCGCTCCGCGCTGGCCGACCTGCCCTGGGCCTGGCCGCTGACCTGGGTGGCCCAGGTGATGCCGGTGTTCTTCCTGGTCGGCGGCTATGCCAACGCCGCCTCGCTGGCCGCCCGCCGGCGTCGCGGCGGATCCGCCACCGGCTGGCTGGTGGACCGCAGCGCCCGCCTGGTCCGACCGACCACCACGCTGCTGCTGGTGCTCGCCGCCGGCGCCACGGTCGCCACGCTGCGCGGCGCCGAGGCGACGCAGGTGCGCACCGTCGTCTGGTTCGCCACCATTCCGCTGTGGTTCCTGGTGGCGTACGTCGCGGTGGTGGCGCTGACCCCACCCATGGTGGCGCTGCACCGCCGGTTCGGGCTGGCCGTGCTGGTGGCGCTGGTCGGGCTGGTCGCGCTCGGTGACCTCGGCCGGATCCTCGGTCCGGCCGGCCTTGCCGACGGCAACTACCTGTTCGCCTGGCTGGCCGTGCACCAGCTCGGTTTCGCCTGGTACGACGCGAGCCCACCGGCGCACCCGGCCGGCGACACGCCCGGAGCCGGCCGCCCCGGCAGATCGGCGGCGACGGGCGTCGGACCGCACGACGCCGTCGGCCGCGCGGACGGCCGCCAGGGCCACGAACGGGCCGGGTTGCGCCGACGCGAACTGCCGCTCTCCCCCCGGGCCGGCTCGATCCTGCTGGCCGGCGGCCTGGTCGCGCTGGTGCTGCTCACCGTCGCCGGGCCGTACCCGGTGGCGATGCTGCACGTGCCCGGCGAGCGGTTGGACAACGCGGCGCCGCCGAGCCTGGCGCTGCTCGCCGCGGCCGCCGCCCAGCTCGGGCTGATCCTGCTGCTGCGCGGTCCGGCCGGGCGCTGGCTGCGCCGGTCCGGCCCGTGGCAGGCGGTGATCGCGGTCAACGCGGTGGTGCTCACCGTCTTCCTCTGGCACCTGACCGCCGCGATCCTGCTGGTCGGCCTGCTCGACGCGCTCGGCGTGCTGCCCACGCCCGCGGTCGGCTCGGCCGCCTGGTGGGGTTGGCGCGTCCCGTGGCTGTTCGGCCTGGCCGTGGTGCTGGCCGCCCTGGTCGCGGTCTTCGGCCCGATCGAGGCCCGCACCCGCCGCCCGTCGGGCCCGCCCGGCGGCCGTGGTCGATTCCGCGCGCACGGCGGGGTGTCGACCGCGCTGGCCGTCGCCGGGTACGCCACGTTGGTCGCCGGTCTGCTGCTGAACAGCCTCGCGCCGAAGGAGGCGGCCGAGCCGCTCGGCCTGCCCGCCCCGGCGCTGGTGGCGTACCTGGCCGGGGCGGGACTGCTGCGGCTGCTCAGGTCTGGGTGGGGAAGCCGAGGTTGA
- a CDS encoding CoA-acylating methylmalonate-semialdehyde dehydrogenase — translation MSVIGHYVDGKPTAGESERRGDVFDPATGLRSAQVALAGAADVAGAVEAAERAARGWRDASLARRTAVLFAFRELVHARRDRLAEVITAEHGKVLADAAGEVQRGLEVIEYACGIPSALRGGFSENVSTEVDSYSLRQPLGVVAVISPFNFPVMVPLWFVPVAVACGNAVVLKPSEKDPSAALLLAEWFTEAGLPDGVLNVVNGDKEAVDALLDHPGVRAVSFVGSTPVARYVHQRGALAGKRVQALGGAKNHMVVLPDADLDLAADAAVNAGFGSAGERCMAISALVAVEPVADALVERIAERMGRLRTGDGRRGCDMGPLVTAAHAERVRSYVESGIAAGAVPVVDGRDVTPDGEPGGFWLGPTLFDHVTPDMSIYADEIFGPVLSVLRVGSYDEAVELVNANPYGNGTAIFTNDGGAARRYQHEVEVGMVGINVPIPVPMAYYSFGGWKASLFGDLHAHGADGVAFFTRGKVVTSRWLDPRHGGVNLGFPTQT, via the coding sequence GTGAGCGTGATCGGGCACTACGTCGACGGCAAGCCGACCGCCGGAGAGTCCGAGCGGCGCGGCGACGTCTTCGACCCGGCCACCGGCCTCCGTAGCGCCCAGGTGGCACTGGCCGGCGCGGCCGACGTGGCCGGCGCGGTGGAGGCCGCCGAGCGTGCCGCCCGCGGCTGGCGGGACGCCTCGCTGGCCCGACGCACGGCGGTGCTGTTCGCGTTCCGGGAACTGGTGCACGCCCGCCGGGACCGGCTCGCCGAGGTGATCACCGCCGAGCACGGCAAGGTGCTCGCGGACGCCGCCGGCGAGGTGCAACGCGGGCTCGAGGTGATCGAGTACGCCTGCGGCATCCCCTCGGCGCTGCGCGGCGGGTTCAGCGAGAACGTCTCCACCGAGGTCGACTCCTACAGCCTGCGGCAACCCCTGGGCGTGGTCGCGGTGATCTCCCCGTTCAACTTCCCGGTGATGGTGCCGCTCTGGTTCGTGCCGGTGGCGGTGGCCTGCGGCAACGCGGTGGTGCTCAAGCCGAGCGAGAAGGACCCGAGCGCCGCCCTGCTGCTCGCCGAGTGGTTCACCGAGGCGGGCCTGCCCGACGGGGTGCTCAACGTGGTCAACGGCGACAAGGAGGCGGTCGACGCCCTGCTCGACCACCCCGGCGTACGGGCCGTGTCGTTCGTCGGCTCCACCCCGGTGGCCCGTTACGTGCACCAACGCGGCGCGCTGGCCGGCAAGCGGGTGCAGGCGCTGGGCGGGGCGAAGAACCACATGGTGGTGCTCCCCGACGCCGACCTGGACCTGGCCGCCGACGCGGCGGTCAACGCCGGGTTCGGCTCGGCGGGGGAGCGGTGCATGGCGATCTCCGCCCTGGTGGCGGTGGAACCGGTGGCCGACGCGCTGGTCGAGCGGATCGCCGAGCGGATGGGCCGGCTGCGCACCGGGGACGGTCGACGTGGCTGCGACATGGGTCCGCTGGTCACCGCCGCGCACGCCGAGCGGGTGCGTTCCTACGTGGAGTCGGGGATCGCGGCCGGCGCGGTGCCGGTGGTGGACGGGCGGGACGTCACGCCGGACGGCGAGCCGGGCGGCTTCTGGCTCGGCCCGACGCTGTTCGACCACGTCACCCCGGACATGTCGATCTACGCCGACGAGATCTTCGGCCCGGTGCTGAGCGTGCTGCGCGTCGGCTCGTACGACGAGGCGGTGGAACTGGTCAACGCGAACCCGTACGGCAACGGCACGGCGATCTTCACCAACGACGGCGGGGCCGCCCGGCGGTACCAGCACGAGGTGGAGGTCGGGATGGTCGGGATCAACGTGCCGATTCCGGTGCCGATGGCCTACTACTCGTTCGGCGGATGGAAGGCGTCGCTCTTCGGCGACCTGCACGCGCACGGCGCCGACGGGGTCGCGTTCTTCACCCGGGGCAAGGTGGTCACCAGCCGCTGGCTCGACCCGCGCCACGGCGGGGTCAACCTCGGCTTCCCCACCCAGACCTGA
- a CDS encoding carbohydrate ABC transporter permease: MTTVETGAPTTVAADAAIPADRPPRRELGVANVFSHGFLLLWAAMTILPLAWMLLSSLKSNGEIIADPWGLPEALRFDNWGRAWTNAHIGRFFFNSLVVVTGSLTLTMLLGATAAYVFARYEFRGRQVVYYLFVGGMMFPVFLALVPLFFVVRSVGLLGTWPGLILVYTAYSLPFTVFFLTAFFRTLPTSIAEAAMIDGCGHFRLFFRVMLPMARPGLISVGIFNFLSHWNQFLLPQVLIPGDGQDRMLAQGLSSLAVSQGYAGDYAQLFAGLTIAVLPVLVVYVAFQRQVQAGLTAGQLK, encoded by the coding sequence GTGACCACAGTGGAAACCGGGGCCCCGACCACCGTCGCGGCGGATGCGGCCATCCCGGCCGACCGTCCGCCCCGGCGTGAGCTGGGCGTGGCGAACGTCTTCTCGCACGGCTTCCTGCTGCTCTGGGCGGCGATGACGATCCTGCCGCTGGCCTGGATGCTGCTCAGCTCGCTGAAGAGCAACGGCGAGATCATCGCCGACCCCTGGGGTCTGCCCGAGGCGCTGCGGTTCGACAACTGGGGACGGGCCTGGACCAACGCCCACATCGGCCGGTTCTTCTTCAACAGCCTGGTGGTGGTGACCGGCTCGCTGACGCTGACCATGCTGCTCGGCGCCACCGCCGCGTACGTCTTCGCGCGCTACGAGTTCCGTGGCCGGCAGGTGGTCTACTACCTGTTCGTCGGCGGGATGATGTTCCCGGTGTTCCTGGCCCTGGTGCCGCTGTTCTTCGTGGTGCGCAGCGTCGGCCTGCTCGGCACCTGGCCGGGGCTCATCCTGGTCTACACCGCGTACTCGCTGCCGTTCACCGTGTTCTTCCTGACCGCGTTCTTCCGGACGCTGCCGACCTCGATCGCGGAGGCCGCCATGATCGACGGCTGCGGGCACTTCCGGCTCTTCTTCCGGGTGATGCTCCCGATGGCACGACCGGGACTGATCAGCGTCGGCATCTTCAACTTCCTCAGCCACTGGAACCAGTTCCTGCTGCCCCAGGTGCTCATCCCCGGCGACGGGCAGGACCGGATGCTCGCCCAGGGACTCAGTTCGCTCGCGGTAAGCCAGGGATACGCCGGCGACTACGCCCAGCTCTTCGCCGGCCTGACCATCGCCGTGCTGCCGGTGCTCGTGGTCTACGTGGCGTTCCAGCGGCAGGTCCAGGCCGGCCTGACCGCCGGGCAGCTCAAGTGA
- a CDS encoding carbohydrate ABC transporter permease has protein sequence MRHGRYPLILSFLLPPLALYGIFVLSPYLQAFQISTTDWLGYSAEADPVGLANFRTLLHDGYVWNALKNNAILLAVVPVVTIALGLFFASMLTMGGRKGRAGVTGVRGTAVYRLVYFFPQVLSVVIIALLWKEIYSPTSGLLNGGLRAVGLATPAWLGDPRFAFWCVLAVMVWSNVGFYVVLFGAAMQAIPRDIYEAVLLDGASRATMLRKITIPLLWDTIQVAWIYLAIAALDGFILVQLMTNGGPNFSSDVIGLRMYDTSFGSENKFGYASAIGVAMFFLTLSVAVLALRTARRDRIEYS, from the coding sequence ATGCGACACGGCCGATACCCGCTGATCCTCAGCTTCCTGCTGCCACCGCTGGCGCTCTACGGCATCTTCGTGCTCTCGCCGTACCTCCAGGCGTTCCAGATCTCGACCACCGACTGGCTGGGCTACTCGGCGGAGGCCGACCCGGTCGGCCTGGCGAACTTCCGCACCCTGCTGCACGACGGGTACGTCTGGAACGCGTTGAAGAACAACGCGATCCTGCTCGCGGTGGTGCCGGTGGTGACCATCGCGCTGGGTCTCTTCTTCGCCAGCATGCTCACCATGGGCGGGCGCAAGGGCCGCGCCGGCGTCACCGGGGTACGCGGGACGGCCGTCTACCGGCTCGTCTACTTCTTCCCGCAGGTGCTCTCCGTGGTGATCATCGCGTTGCTGTGGAAGGAGATCTACAGCCCGACCAGCGGTCTGCTCAACGGCGGGCTGCGGGCGGTCGGGCTGGCCACGCCGGCCTGGCTCGGCGACCCGAGGTTCGCGTTCTGGTGCGTGCTGGCCGTGATGGTGTGGAGCAACGTCGGGTTCTACGTGGTGCTGTTCGGCGCCGCGATGCAGGCCATCCCGCGCGACATCTACGAGGCGGTGCTGCTCGACGGCGCCTCCCGCGCCACCATGCTGCGGAAGATCACCATCCCGCTGCTCTGGGACACCATCCAGGTGGCCTGGATCTACCTGGCCATCGCGGCGCTGGACGGTTTCATCCTGGTCCAGCTCATGACCAACGGCGGGCCGAACTTCTCCTCCGACGTGATCGGCCTGCGCATGTACGACACCTCGTTCGGCAGCGAGAACAAGTTCGGGTACGCCTCCGCGATCGGCGTGGCCATGTTCTTCCTGACCCTCTCGGTGGCGGTGCTGGCGCTGCGGACCGCCCGGCGTGATCGGATCGAGTACTCGTGA
- a CDS encoding SRPBCC family protein, whose protein sequence is MSEPARIAVDQFLPHPPARVWRALTDSDLLERWLMPNDFRPSLGHHFTFRTLARPGQGFDGVVHCEVLELDEPRRLRWAWRGGSLDTVVTWTLVPEGRGTRLFLEHAGFDPDDPLQRRTFTLLDGGWRTRVWTRLAATLTALP, encoded by the coding sequence ATGAGTGAGCCGGCACGTATCGCGGTGGACCAGTTCCTGCCCCACCCGCCGGCCAGGGTGTGGCGGGCCCTGACCGATTCTGATCTCCTCGAACGGTGGCTCATGCCGAACGACTTCCGGCCGTCGCTGGGGCACCACTTCACCTTCCGCACGCTCGCGCGCCCCGGTCAGGGGTTCGACGGGGTGGTCCACTGCGAGGTGCTGGAACTCGACGAGCCACGGCGGCTGCGGTGGGCGTGGCGTGGTGGCTCGCTCGACACGGTGGTCACCTGGACGTTGGTCCCCGAGGGCAGGGGCACCCGGCTGTTCCTGGAGCACGCCGGATTCGACCCGGACGACCCGCTGCAGCGGCGGACGTTCACCCTGCTCGACGGTGGCTGGCGTACCCGGGTCTGGACCCGTCTCGCCGCCACGCTGACCGCACTGCCCTGA
- a CDS encoding VOC family protein, whose translation MSVNHVQIVSVPVSDQDRARDFYVDVLGLDLVRDNPMGPGGRWVQVAPKGAATTLTLVTWFESMPAGSLRGLVLESDDLDADVVRLRERGVVFAEDGIQVAPWGRYVTFADPDGNGIALQETRV comes from the coding sequence ATGTCCGTCAACCACGTGCAGATCGTCTCCGTACCCGTCAGCGACCAGGACCGGGCCCGCGACTTCTACGTCGACGTGCTCGGTCTGGACCTGGTGCGGGACAACCCGATGGGACCCGGCGGCCGCTGGGTGCAGGTGGCCCCGAAGGGAGCCGCGACCACGCTGACGCTGGTCACCTGGTTCGAGAGCATGCCCGCCGGCTCGCTACGAGGGTTGGTGCTGGAGAGCGACGACCTCGACGCCGACGTCGTCCGGCTGCGTGAGCGGGGAGTCGTGTTCGCCGAGGACGGGATCCAGGTCGCACCCTGGGGTCGGTACGTCACCTTCGCCGACCCGGACGGCAACGGCATCGCCTTGCAGGAGACCCGTGTCTGA
- the ngcE gene encoding N-acetylglucosamine/diacetylchitobiose ABC transporter substrate-binding protein, with product MNRREILRRSAAAGLLATPAAGLLAGCATSGGDDKGDGGAYQGTKSEQNPLGVKEDAPLEVVIFNGGFGEEYAKAHEAMYKEKYPKAEIKHSATAEISKTLQPRFVDGSPPDVVNNSGAGQIDFNGLVSQNAIADLGELLAAPSLDTPGKTVKDTLLPGTVEVGSYDGRFLVLNYTYTVYGIWHSTKLFADRGWTYAKTWDEHIALCRQIKAAGIAPWTYAGVHPRYMSWPLISTAIKLGGPSVALAIDNLEPNAWKSDAMKTAADAWHQIVKDKFILDGSPGLDHKQSQTAWCQGKAAFISCGSWLESEQKDVTPAGFNMTVAPTPSLGSGDKLPFEAIRGTAGEPFMVPAKAKNVAGGLEYFRTMLSRKGAQDFTKKVASLPVVAGATEGIDLPYGLSTVVKALDASGSNGFNWVYNNYYRKLERNLVDAACGEFFSGRISPAEFLDQCQKGADSIAQDSSVKKYKRAA from the coding sequence ATGAACAGGCGTGAGATCCTCCGGCGCAGCGCCGCCGCCGGTCTGCTGGCCACCCCCGCCGCCGGCCTGCTCGCCGGCTGCGCCACCTCCGGTGGCGACGACAAGGGCGACGGTGGCGCGTACCAGGGCACCAAGAGCGAGCAGAACCCGCTCGGGGTGAAGGAGGACGCGCCACTGGAGGTGGTGATCTTCAACGGCGGCTTCGGCGAGGAGTACGCCAAGGCGCACGAGGCCATGTACAAGGAGAAGTACCCGAAGGCGGAGATCAAGCACTCGGCCACCGCGGAGATCAGCAAGACGCTCCAGCCCCGCTTCGTCGACGGCAGCCCGCCGGACGTGGTCAACAACTCCGGCGCCGGCCAGATCGACTTCAACGGCCTGGTCTCCCAGAACGCGATCGCCGACCTGGGCGAGCTGCTCGCCGCGCCCAGCCTCGACACGCCCGGCAAGACGGTGAAGGACACGCTGCTGCCCGGCACCGTCGAGGTCGGCTCCTACGACGGCCGGTTCCTGGTGCTCAACTACACCTACACGGTCTACGGCATCTGGCACTCGACCAAGCTCTTCGCCGACCGCGGCTGGACCTACGCCAAGACCTGGGACGAGCACATCGCGCTCTGCCGCCAGATCAAGGCCGCCGGCATCGCCCCCTGGACGTACGCCGGCGTGCACCCCCGCTACATGAGCTGGCCGCTGATCTCCACCGCGATCAAGCTGGGCGGTCCCTCGGTCGCGCTGGCCATCGACAACCTGGAGCCCAACGCCTGGAAGTCGGACGCCATGAAGACCGCCGCCGACGCCTGGCACCAGATCGTCAAGGACAAGTTCATCCTCGACGGTTCGCCGGGCCTGGACCACAAGCAGTCGCAGACCGCCTGGTGCCAGGGCAAGGCCGCGTTCATCTCCTGCGGCTCCTGGCTGGAGAGCGAGCAGAAGGACGTCACCCCGGCCGGCTTCAACATGACCGTCGCGCCGACGCCGAGCCTGGGCAGTGGCGACAAGCTGCCGTTCGAGGCGATCCGGGGCACCGCGGGCGAGCCGTTCATGGTGCCGGCGAAGGCGAAGAACGTGGCCGGCGGGCTGGAGTACTTCCGCACCATGCTGTCGCGCAAGGGCGCCCAGGACTTCACGAAGAAGGTCGCCAGCCTGCCCGTGGTCGCCGGCGCCACCGAGGGCATCGACCTGCCGTACGGGCTCAGCACCGTGGTCAAGGCGCTGGACGCGTCCGGCTCCAACGGCTTCAACTGGGTCTACAACAACTACTACCGCAAGCTGGAGCGCAACCTGGTCGACGCGGCCTGCGGCGAGTTCTTCAGCGGCCGGATCTCCCCGGCGGAGTTCCTCGACCAGTGCCAGAAGGGCGCCGACTCGATCGCGCAGGACAGCTCGGTGAAGAAGTACAAGCGGGCCGCGTGA
- a CDS encoding ArsR/SmtB family transcription factor, with product MSEPDVFAALANPTRRELLRLLREEGEQPVQRLADRFDMRRPSLSEHLRVLKDAGLVTEQPVGRQRFYALRPEPLRELADWLTPYERFWRSRLAGLREVLDELPDE from the coding sequence GTGTCTGAGCCGGACGTCTTCGCGGCCCTGGCCAACCCCACCCGGCGCGAGCTGTTGCGGCTGCTCCGCGAGGAGGGGGAGCAGCCGGTGCAGCGGCTCGCCGACCGGTTCGACATGCGCCGACCCAGCCTGTCCGAGCACCTGCGGGTGCTCAAGGACGCCGGGCTGGTGACCGAGCAGCCGGTCGGGCGGCAGCGGTTCTACGCGTTGCGCCCCGAGCCGCTGCGCGAACTGGCCGACTGGCTCACCCCGTACGAGCGGTTCTGGCGCTCCCGCCTGGCCGGGCTGCGCGAGGTGCTGGACGAGTTGCCCGATGAGTGA